The Archocentrus centrarchus isolate MPI-CPG fArcCen1 chromosome 24, fArcCen1, whole genome shotgun sequence DNA segment GTGTGAGAATGTTAGGTTAAAAGCACTTCAGAAAAAAAGacgattttgtgtgtgtgtgtaaatgaggcTTCCAATTAATCATTGCTGTTCCTTAATTCCCAACGTACCAGCTGAATTTTTATCCTACTATGGCCTGCTCAACTTTTACTTGTACACATTAGCATTTGTGTATTCTCCCTCTAAGAATGCACTTTACGGTGAGTCAAAAAGAAGTTTCCTTTTCACTCAGTTACACCAACACGCTTGGCTGAAgactattttttaaaattatattgtttcattttctagACTCCCAGTTAAAGGATAATCCAGCGTTCTCCATGCTAAATGACTCAGATGATGAAGTGATATACGGGTATGTTTTATTAACTTGCATTTCTGAATTCTTGCTTTTAATTGTGCAGACTAAATTCAGTGTGAACACACCAAATCTCCCtggtgattttgtttgtttgtttttagcagtGATTATGAAGACATGCCTTTACAAAACGGACGCGCTATCAAAGCAACCACCAAGTACCGGGATGAGAGTGACAGTGACTGAGGCGTCTCTGAGTGGAGTTTATGCCTCCATTGTGTCCACACTGGAAactggtgtgtgcatgtgcaaatAAGATGCACATGAATTTATGTACTCCAAgtgtacataaatatatttttaaaagggTTCATGTCGACTGAATGTACTGTACTTTTGAAAGGTGAGGTATGATGTAGCCACTCAGACTTTTTTGTTCTTAATCAAAAACAAGGGAAACAAACACCTGGTTTTAATCTGTACACTTCACCCTCTCATTACCAGCATTTCTTCACCACCTGATGATTAAAatgatcaggaaaaaaaaaatcatattaacTGGGGATGTTTGTGTGaacaattctttttttcttttctttttttaatgccttgTGTTGAACCACTGTTGTCGCTCTACAGTCTTGCATTAATGCCATTCCTTTCCACTCTGGGAACGATGGGAATTCATTTATTCGGTCAGAGCTGAGTGACATTTAAAGGtcatgctgcagctgctgtatgAGCTCCTTAAAGTAGGTAGTGTGGCTCGCTTGTCCTGACATGACGAATGAACAGGGAGTCTGCTGACATTCGTTTGTcttcagacatttaaaaaaataaataaaaatacagggAGCCTTAACTCACGTGCAGGTACCACTCACTATTTCTATTTTTGGCAAAGCAGCTTTGTAATCGCACTTTTCAagagttttatttatgttgccaaaaaaaaaaaaaaaagtgacacttATGTGACAAGTTGCATGTATTTTCTCACGACAGTATAATATAGGAATACGGAcctatcatgttaaatatttcttTATCTCAGCATGTACCGTAGTTATAAATAAATGTTCCCCTTGTTGGTTTGTTTAATTTGAAGCagtgatttctttgtttttttttcctcacagctTTGTTCATACTGCCTACAATGTGGAACACTGGGCCATTTCTTTAGTCATCTATAACTGGAGCTCAAGTAGACAAAACAGCCAAAACATGTATTTCTCTTCtctataaatatgtattttaacCAAGATGGTGCCTTGTCTTTACatcactcagtttttttttcctaaatggGACTGCAATCTAAGAATTGTAAATGCTTTGAGATCAGTGTacatgtctgattttttttttggtgtgtagCTCTTGTTTGTTTCAGGTGGCTAAACTGGATTGTTTTTGACATGTAGAAAATACCTGCCATATTTGTTGGTTCATGAGATAAATCCTGTACATGTAGCAGTATCATGTCATGTGTAAATaaagctatatatatattttttttttaatatatatttttaataaatctcACTTAACACACAaactatatacatatatgaaaAGCACAAACCAAATAATGCAAGTTCTCAAAAATTTGGACAATTCAAACAGTGGGGTTGTCGTAGGTTCAGATGGCGAGCCCAAAAACGCTGACAATGCAGTACATAGACTTGTTTTCCCATCTCACTGCACAGCTTCCTGTTGGGTGCAACATTACATTAGTAACTGAGTTACATTTACACATTCAAAGTAGATAATACTTTAATTTTCTGACAAGAGACAACTAGAAACAGCATGAATCAATTTTTAAGATTAGCACTCTGATAGTTCTCTTCATCACCATTCATCTctgttgttttgtctgtgtttagTTCTGAATTTGAAGGCCGCACCACAGTATTTCAGTTAGGTTGAGGtatggactttgactgggccactgcagcaccttgattctttttttagacattctgttgtagatttgctgctgtgcttgggatcactgtcctgttgcatgacccaatttcagctttagtatacagaggagctcatggTCAACTCAAGGTGCCCacatcctgtggctgcaaagcaagtccaaatcatcacccctccaccatcgTTCTTGACAGGTAGAATGAGGTGTTGTGCTGATACTGCCATGTTCTTTATAGTGAGGCATTCTCCTGataacccttccaaacaagccctAATTGTTCAGTCTTTTACTAATTGTAAAGTCATTAActtaaacatttaacatgctaaccaAGGCCTGTAGTCTCAGATGTAACTCTTGGATTTTTGTAGTTTCTCACAGTCTGAGCTTGAAGTGAATTTACTaagacatccactcctgggaagactggcaactgccttgaatgttttccattttgtgAACAATCTTTCTTGCGGTAGAATTATAGACTTCAAATCGTTTATGAATGGCCTTATAACCTTCCCAGACTGATGGCCAACAACAATTGCTTCTTTGAGATTACAGCTATGTTTTTCCTACATGtctttgtgttaacacacacctgaataccCCAGACcagccaaaacttctgcttttatagaggtgctcacacttgctgatgatcacttGATTAAGTGTATTTGATTGGCTGCTAcataccctcttaattcctatggatgCAGTAAGAGTGTGGTTGTTTTTCCCACACTGcctctgcattttggcttagtttttgttaaataaataatcccaCAGTGTAATATTTCATTtggtgttgttcatctgaggttgtactgaaataattttaaaactgcTACAGGTTTGACCCCTGCAGATCTAAATACACAATCAACATACAAATCTTTTCATTGATGAACCAATAACTCAAGAAAAGAGCACAGTCTACATGAGAAATACacaagtgtttttgtgtttaccaTCAGTAGAGTTGTCCCAGAAGCATGCGCTGGCTGTTTGCAGACCTGCTCCATTTTTCTGCATGATGACACAGGTTACTAACAGAACAAGAGACAATAAaaagatataaaatattttaaagttttttttaatcccaaaGGTTGGGAAATGTGCACAATTAATTTTTAGCTGCCCTTGTTACAGCAGCTAAAAATTAATTGTGCACTCTTATTTACAGTAttcaaaagtataaaaatagTATATAGgtccataaaataaaatacagcatgAAATCATACTAAGTTCAAATTGCAATACATATAATGAGGTAAAATATGTCTAACTGCAACAAAGCAAGATGAAACAGAATcagaaatgcagtaaaaacaaatatgcagtTTTTTAACATCCACTGAAGACCCTATGAAGCATCGGGTGGTTATTTCAGGGGCTGCAGATCACATACCGATGTATTTGAAAGGCTTTCCCAGCTTGCTGAGCTGACTGAGGCACTGCTCCACTATACTGGTGGTCCACTGGTTCACACGGTTGTGCTGGTAGGCATTTCCTCCAATGGCTGCTTCCACCGACtacacaatttatttttacagcttAAAATAAGTTTTCACACAACTAGTATTATAAGaaagtgaataaaataaagaattttaATGAGTATTTACCTAAATGAGTAAATATGCTTTAGTAAATAGCTGTTCGGTTAGAGACGGTGCCTAGCAACCGTTACCGTATCCTTAGCAACCGCTCGTTGCTAATAAAGTTAAAAGCGATGGGCCACTAAAACCCCAactttagggtttttttttggggggggggggggttaaacaTATTAACACTACCAATGTGTTCTTTACCTCATTTATGATTTTGCTCACGTCTTCAACGACGAATCCAGCCTGTTGgatgagaaacaaacaaaacagcggAGTAAAAGCTAATCAGGCGACGCCGCCGCTGGCTTTCTAACCACACTTTAAGGCAAATGGAGTCTGGAAACATCTTTAAAGACAGGACTTGTGTGTGCTGAGATTTAAATGGGGATTggaggagacagaaacacatgcaACAGTTAGTGTCGAGTATAAAACCCACCTCTTCGTCTGTCTGATAGTCGTCCATGGTTGCGGTCTCCGGAACCGACCGAGAAATATCACTTCCGGTAGTTTTCCTTCACAATAAATGCATATCGAGAAAAAAATCCAGGGATTTAAGCGTTAATTCAACGTTTGACATGTTTTCTATCTTCTATTGAGAATTTATGAGATCTGCAAATCACTGCTTTCACATAGCGATTcaacttttttggaactggggttGTATTAACGTCTGCAGCTAAAAACATTTCACTCTCTTCAGTAAAATCTCATAGCATCATTATAAACTACATAAACTGtctttttgaatttgttttttacaCTTTGTCCGCAAATGTGCAGTATGGAGAGGTGTACACAGTAGAATATGTTATAAATACGGATGTAAACAAGCTGGTGCAATAGttattcagcaaataaaaaaaatagctgaaaatGGTTTTGTTTAAGGGCACAtcataaatgttattttattattattattttctgatAAATGTTTTACGGTTTTAAGACGTCTTAAACCAGATTATTAAATCAAAACCGCCCCCTACTGGTCAATTGTAAGCATTTACACAACATTAAGGCTAACCTGAGGCACCTCTCGCTGTTTTGGGGACATTTTTAAGGTAGGCATATTCATAGTTTATGAAAAGTgtcttttattgttattattttgtcCTTTGGCCTTACTTTTAATACCCAAGGTGACGCTACCTCTGGCTGCGTGTGTTTTTTCTCCAACTTCACGCTTCAGGACTAACTTAATATCTGATAAAGCAATTAGCCCGTCAGGCGTTGATGGGAGTCACTTCACACCTAAGTAGCCAAAAGTCAGACTTAGTTGCGACGGACTTAAACTAGTTTTGTATGTCTACTTCTATGGTTAGAAATTGTAAATCAAGAAAACATTTGCAACTGCgttattttgaaaaaagaaCTCCGCATGTTTAAATAATTTCGGTATTTGCTTGATGAGAATTGGCAACAGGTGAATAGTTTAATTTAGGCGGGAAATGCCagtcatttttacacatttgcttAGGATCTTGCGATATCCACGTTTCCTAAATTGAACCTTTCAGCACGACGTAAACTACACGAGTGAGTGAGTTAAGGTTTGTGGACTGGGTGCAGTTTTCCGACTGCACACCTGAGGGCGGAAGAGCCCTTCTCGTCCTGGTTTCTTCGTGAAAACGTTCATTATGATAAATCACTGATTTTCATTCCGACACACGAATCTGATATTAGAATTAGTTGTATAGATCAAATAATTAGTAGATTAGAAAAACAGTTGTAACACCAggaaaatatgaatttaagAGTCTCCCTTTTAGCGATCGCTGATTGGCCTGTAGACTACCACGTGACCTTGAATATATTAACTGGCGAACGCTAAGGGTGagaaaacaactaaaatgtGCTTATATCGTGATCTTTTTTTGTGTCAGGTATCCCTAAAACATCGACCCGTCCACCGTGATTTGTTTGTTAGAAGTggaatttttttgtgttattgttgtcaACCGTGAGTTAGAATCGCAGTGAGGAGAATGACCTCCCTTCTTCGCAGCGTATTTCGGTATCGCTTCTCGGCCTTTTGGCTAAGATCAAGTGTAGTATCTGTTCTTATCAGTTTAATATCTGATACGTCCCCTACCCGGGGACCATATATTAAATTGATTTTTGGAACAGGGAGATGGAATAGGGGCTTGCTCCGTCCACTCCACGCATCGACCTGGTATTGCAGTATTTCCAGGAACGGTGCACCCCCACCTGAACTGTTTAAAGAAATACCAAAATATAATGTATACGCTGTTATCGAAGGTTGTCCCTATCAGTCAATTTTAAATGGTATCAAAATCATGCAGGAGTCAGTTGATTTTCAGCATACAGTTGCTGGACAGTAAATAATGAAtatatttagtgtttttgtgtgtaatgGACTTCTACCTGAAGGTGCTGCAGTCTGTGTTTTATGTAGATGGCAAAATGCTTGTAACTGGCATTTATTACATGATAGCTTTCCAGAGTCATCTACTTTGGATTGTCATAACTGTAACTTTGGATAAATACCATCCTGGTGGCCTGTCCAGGGTTTACCTTGCCTcttacagctgggataggctccagccctcagaagaaaaaggaagaatgatgtattttaatatgaataagtaacatttttccaatttctCTGAGAAAATCTTACATTTTTGACCTGTGCAGACGATTttgcagaggagagaaaaggttGTATGAATGTTATGTTCCAATTGGATAATTGAAACATATCCTGACCGCTGTGTTTCGAACCACTCCGGAGCTGAGCTGGTCTTCAGAGCCTGTTTGTGTGCTTTCAAAGCCTCTGTGctgtagggtttaatcccgggatccgggattcccgggaaatgcgatcagaaccatttcccgtttcccgggaaacgttagacgggaaaccgggaaaaaagtcgcgcgcgtcgatttgactttcagaaagaaaagaaagcttcagaaagataaatttaaggaaatattgagagaagggtttgtttaatgcgaaaagcattactcttcatttcaggcacgttcagcctccgtttaaggcttcagccttcatctcaagcgttttaatagaggtattacacagttgtgcttttttcctctttaatttgttgaaatcgtaggcaatgtgtttaccctaaggtattttgtattatataattttatattattatatattgttatattgcattatatagcctataaaatatgcctgccctgaacaataaagaaatatctgtttaacttcgagtgtttcctttcctcgtttgcagccgcttactaacaatcatgaattaggatacgggcctaatgtgtgaagaaattatcatgaaatagattgctttaacatattttgctttttaaatggagttgagtaaaatgtatattttttaggctataaggattggccagtttttcaaaagacgattcacagcgaacctactttaaccctcagacacggtgttataaatttgctgttgccagaatggcaatgaccaagtcgtggtgcattactcaaggccctgtgttatgccatattatagtgtagtacggtagttaacttttcaatgactattacagcgttccactggtggagatatagcgcaacagatgtcgccacgacagcgtggctgagccgtattgttttgcaccagcagttgtaaaatatcttggtataattccatgtacaatggaggaatattcgaattatatttgttaagggagtgttgaggaacgatacaacaccgcatagctcgagcactcgaatgtccagatgtaggttttattgcgttaatcaagccgacgttgccccctactgggcataacaggacatagctggaaagctacctctacaatatcagaataggttaaggccgacacaggctacagaaggcctaattaaaataaataaataaataaactttttcccgggattcccgggaaatggctcgtcatttcccgggatttgattcatgtcattttcgggaaaaatattaaaccctactgtgCTGTCCTTTTCCTGCCACTTCCTCTATCTGGTGGTACATCCTATGCTTGGTATTACACGATAGATGGTTAtaaagaacaggaggaggaacTATCTTTAGCTccatcctttttttgtttttaaatataaatatatatgaaaaGAGAGGCAACCTTTGAGCAGCAAAGTTAAGTGATGCAAAATAGTGATAAAAAGATTCTTTACCCAAAGTGATTTTCATTTGAATACAGGGCCTGAATTATTTCCAGTTCATAATTGTGTTTTGATTTACATTAGACAGAGCATACCAGCATTACTGAAAgcctgttttaaatattttagacCAACTTTAATCAGaatgacaaatatgaaaaaagttgCAAACCCAATAAAAAATGACAACCAGTTCAGTCAACTTATTTTGGTTTGGATCCTTGCTGCATTTATccataaatgaaacaaacaaacaaaaaaagacagtcTGCTGCAGATCCAGTAACAAATCttcaatttaaagaaagcatAGAGAAAGCACTAACGTACTGTGCAACTGGCTATTAAAATAGATTTGAAACTCCTTGAGTATTTTCACGTAATTCATTGTTGTCTGCAGTTAAAACGCTGCAAACCATATTAATCTAAATCACGAACATTTC contains these protein-coding regions:
- the dynlt1b gene encoding dynein light chain Tctex-type 1 is translated as MDDYQTDEEAGFVVEDVSKIINESVEAAIGGNAYQHNRVNQWTTSIVEQCLSQLSKLGKPFKYIVTCVIMQKNGAGLQTASACFWDNSTDGSCAVRWENKSMYCIVSVFGLAI